From a region of the Tautonia rosea genome:
- a CDS encoding pentapeptide repeat-containing protein, which produces MDGTEPIEREGSSLSSSEPDEPIAYDRVAHDEHPRNDARQQLRAEEAEQKIRDGVAISNAVIVGRLRLRGTFEKAVRLQNVEIPNLIIDGAIFADEVVFRSCRLNRPIIQRKTRFEGGLSMQGSEISRAKFDDVKIQGKANFQSVRFRSKLDILRVRFFESANFWEARFDGWVDFKMCRFDGVADFRSICADEGFTFRICDFAGDFLFRGASVAKKCEFNESKFQGMIDFSKAKLHDYVYLELITLGEGARFAFWNAVAERVQVRPDQLQGRIASECEKDHAKAMCEYGLLKRNFEALHRHEEEDWAFYHFKVNERRSKPRTWARPWSKMSQAFEWLVLDLGCRYGTSPFRTVAAAAVMIIAFSLVYMMGVTLLPLEAGKVPFDGEPTTLANRVVIGLVTSVSAFTDGLGSLRETAKGWMNLFLVAESLLGTLVWGLFIVAFSRKVIR; this is translated from the coding sequence ATGGACGGCACCGAACCGATCGAACGCGAGGGGTCGAGCTTGAGTTCGTCCGAACCGGACGAGCCGATCGCCTATGACCGTGTCGCTCACGACGAACACCCCCGCAACGACGCTCGGCAGCAATTGCGCGCCGAGGAGGCCGAGCAGAAGATTCGGGACGGCGTGGCGATCAGCAATGCCGTCATCGTGGGTCGGCTTCGGCTGCGAGGAACGTTCGAGAAGGCGGTAAGGTTGCAGAATGTCGAGATCCCAAACCTGATCATTGACGGTGCGATCTTCGCCGACGAGGTCGTCTTCCGAAGCTGCCGCCTGAACCGGCCGATCATCCAGCGGAAGACACGGTTCGAGGGCGGGCTGTCGATGCAGGGGAGCGAGATCTCCCGGGCGAAGTTCGACGACGTGAAGATTCAGGGGAAGGCGAATTTCCAGAGCGTCCGATTCCGGAGCAAGCTGGATATTCTCCGCGTGCGATTCTTCGAGTCGGCGAACTTCTGGGAGGCACGGTTCGACGGCTGGGTCGATTTCAAGATGTGCCGGTTTGACGGGGTGGCCGACTTCCGGAGCATTTGCGCCGACGAGGGCTTCACCTTCCGGATCTGCGACTTCGCCGGCGACTTCCTTTTCCGGGGGGCCAGCGTGGCGAAGAAGTGCGAGTTCAACGAGTCCAAGTTCCAGGGGATGATCGACTTCTCGAAAGCGAAGCTGCACGACTATGTGTATCTGGAATTGATCACGCTGGGCGAGGGTGCGCGGTTCGCCTTCTGGAACGCCGTGGCCGAGCGGGTGCAGGTGCGCCCCGATCAACTGCAAGGGCGGATCGCCAGCGAGTGCGAGAAGGATCACGCGAAGGCCATGTGCGAATATGGCCTGTTGAAGCGAAACTTCGAGGCCTTGCATCGTCATGAAGAGGAAGACTGGGCCTTCTATCACTTCAAGGTGAACGAGCGGCGATCGAAGCCGAGGACCTGGGCTCGCCCGTGGTCGAAGATGAGCCAGGCGTTTGAGTGGCTGGTGCTCGACCTGGGTTGCCGATACGGCACCAGCCCGTTTCGGACGGTGGCCGCCGCGGCGGTGATGATCATTGCGTTCAGTCTTGTGTACATGATGGGAGTTACGTTGCTGCCGCTCGAAGCGGGGAAGGTTCCCTTCGACGGCGAGCCGACGACGCTGGCCAACCGGGTCGTGATCGGGCTGGTGACGAGTGTTTCGGCCTTCACCGACGGACTGGGGAGCCTCCGAGAGACGGCAAAGGGGTGGATGAACCTGTTCCTGGTGGCCGAATCGCTGCTGGGGACGCTCGTCTGGGGCCTGTTCATCGTGGCCTTCAGCCGGAAGGTGATTCGCTGA
- a CDS encoding potassium channel family protein: protein MSEENGLIEEPTPIEGPRAPTSLVEPVWTWAVGPRPKDRLGKIWLKVRVYASYARFLLHEFRWPLLVFWTLVLGGGWILHRFYHHDGETLDFAEACHGIFLLIFVEAALEFPDEWYLQLAFFLVPIIGLGAVADSLIRLGYLVFSRKGNLPEWHRMVASVYRQHVIVVGLGTVGYQIVKEMLQLRELVVVIERPHVESELIEEILDREVPVIRGDARTIKTLEAAGVRRAKAVVLATQDDLANLDAALTARDLNPKAKIVMRMFDESLAEKVAGSFALPAVSTARVAAPAFVAAATGRRIYQDFQLAGRHVHLVDLTIAPEGALVGRSIGEIQHDRQVNIVMHHGRDGTNVNPDHDVVLGPGDEVLVIAPIARLVDLERMNRPREDGAPAPSPPEPPPEHAL from the coding sequence GTGAGTGAGGAGAACGGTCTAATCGAGGAGCCAACGCCCATCGAGGGGCCGCGAGCGCCGACGAGCCTCGTCGAGCCAGTCTGGACCTGGGCGGTCGGGCCGAGGCCGAAGGATCGTCTTGGGAAGATCTGGCTGAAGGTCAGGGTGTATGCCAGCTATGCTCGGTTTTTACTCCATGAATTCCGCTGGCCGCTGTTAGTCTTCTGGACGTTGGTGCTCGGGGGCGGGTGGATCTTGCACCGCTTCTACCACCACGACGGCGAGACACTCGACTTTGCCGAGGCCTGTCACGGCATCTTCCTGTTGATCTTCGTCGAGGCGGCGCTGGAGTTCCCCGATGAGTGGTACTTGCAGCTCGCCTTTTTTCTGGTGCCGATCATCGGCCTCGGGGCGGTGGCCGATTCGTTGATCCGGCTCGGCTATCTCGTCTTCTCGCGCAAGGGAAACCTGCCGGAGTGGCATCGCATGGTGGCATCGGTCTATCGGCAACACGTGATCGTCGTCGGCCTGGGAACGGTCGGCTATCAGATCGTCAAGGAGATGCTCCAGCTTCGAGAGCTGGTGGTCGTGATCGAGCGGCCTCATGTCGAGTCGGAGCTGATCGAGGAAATTCTCGATCGCGAGGTGCCGGTCATTCGTGGCGACGCCCGCACGATCAAGACCCTCGAAGCCGCCGGAGTCCGCCGGGCCAAGGCCGTGGTGCTGGCCACTCAGGACGACCTGGCAAACCTCGATGCCGCCCTCACCGCCCGCGACCTGAACCCGAAGGCAAAGATCGTCATGCGCATGTTCGACGAGTCGCTGGCCGAGAAGGTCGCCGGCTCGTTCGCCCTGCCGGCCGTCTCCACCGCCCGGGTGGCCGCCCCGGCCTTCGTGGCCGCGGCGACCGGACGGCGCATCTACCAGGATTTCCAACTCGCCGGGCGTCACGTGCATCTGGTCGACCTGACCATTGCTCCCGAGGGGGCACTGGTCGGCCGGTCAATCGGCGAAATCCAGCACGACCGGCAGGTTAATATCGTCATGCATCATGGCCGAGACGGCACGAACGTCAACCCGGATCACGACGTGGTGCTCGGCCCCGGAGACGAGGTGCTGGTGATCGCCCCCATCGCTCGGCTCGTCGATCTGGAACGGATGAACCGCCCTCGGGAGGACGGGGCCCCGGCACCCTCGCCGCCTGAGCCGCCGCCCGAACACGCACTCTGA
- a CDS encoding arylsulfatase — protein sequence MPRIALGLALMASLTLATLAGAAEEAGTHPKPPNIIFIMADDLGYGDLGSYGQKTIPTPNLDRLAAEGTRFTQVYAGSTVCAPSRCVLMTGYHSGHARIRGNDRVPLLPEDVTVAEALKAAGYQTALIGKWGLGEPESTGVPNKQGFDDFFGYLNQKHAHNYYPDHLWRQEERVEIPENVIGSDEGVAIERVTYSHDLFAEEALDWVAQHRDGPFFLYLALTIPHANNEGSRATGDGMEVPDYGSFAEKDWPNPLKGQAAMIARMDRDIGRLLASLDDLGIDDDTIIFFTSDNGPHREGGPEYSPDFFNSNGPLRGIKRDLYEGGIRVPMLVRWPGHVPAGKVSDQVWTFWDVPPTLAELAGSSAVAELPDDLDGISLVPTLLGPEAAGREQERHEFLYWEFHEGRASKQAARMGDWKGVRLAPDGPLELYDLANDLGETTDVSADHPKIVSAITHYLDTERTESEVWPLRYAEE from the coding sequence ATGCCGAGGATCGCGCTGGGACTGGCCCTGATGGCCTCACTGACGCTCGCGACGCTCGCCGGGGCCGCCGAGGAGGCGGGGACGCATCCGAAACCGCCGAACATCATCTTCATCATGGCCGACGACCTCGGCTACGGCGACCTGGGAAGCTACGGGCAGAAGACCATCCCAACGCCGAATCTCGATCGCCTGGCCGCCGAGGGGACGCGCTTCACCCAGGTTTACGCTGGCAGCACCGTTTGTGCCCCGTCGCGGTGCGTCTTGATGACGGGCTATCATTCGGGGCATGCCCGCATCCGAGGGAACGACCGCGTGCCCCTCCTGCCCGAGGATGTGACCGTGGCCGAGGCCTTGAAGGCCGCCGGCTATCAGACCGCCCTCATCGGCAAGTGGGGCCTCGGCGAGCCGGAATCGACTGGCGTGCCGAATAAACAAGGGTTTGATGATTTCTTCGGATACTTGAACCAGAAGCATGCCCACAACTACTACCCCGATCACCTCTGGCGTCAGGAGGAGCGGGTCGAGATTCCCGAGAACGTCATCGGCTCTGATGAAGGGGTCGCCATCGAGCGCGTCACCTACTCGCACGACCTCTTCGCCGAGGAGGCGCTCGACTGGGTCGCACAGCACCGCGACGGGCCCTTCTTCCTCTACCTCGCCTTGACTATTCCTCACGCGAACAACGAAGGTTCCCGAGCGACCGGCGACGGCATGGAAGTTCCCGATTACGGTTCGTTTGCCGAAAAGGACTGGCCGAACCCCCTCAAGGGTCAGGCAGCCATGATCGCCCGCATGGACCGCGACATCGGCCGATTGCTGGCCTCGCTCGACGACCTCGGGATCGACGACGACACCATCATCTTCTTCACCTCCGACAACGGCCCGCACCGCGAAGGAGGCCCCGAGTACTCCCCCGACTTCTTCAACAGCAACGGCCCTCTCCGTGGCATCAAGCGCGACCTCTACGAAGGGGGCATCCGCGTGCCGATGCTCGTCCGATGGCCCGGCCATGTCCCCGCCGGAAAGGTGAGTGATCAGGTCTGGACCTTCTGGGACGTCCCTCCCACCCTGGCCGAACTGGCCGGGTCGAGCGCCGTCGCCGAACTGCCCGACGACCTCGACGGCATCTCCCTCGTCCCCACCCTCCTCGGACCCGAAGCCGCCGGCCGCGAGCAGGAACGTCACGAGTTCCTCTACTGGGAATTCCACGAAGGCCGCGCCTCGAAACAGGCCGCCCGCATGGGAGACTGGAAAGGGGTCCGCCTCGCCCCCGACGGCCCGCTTGAGCTGTACGACCTGGCGAACGACCTGGGCGAGACGACAGATGTATCCGCCGATCACCCGAAGATCGTCTCGGCAATCACCCATTATCTCGACACCGAGCGCACCGAGTCGGAGGTCTGGCCGCTCCGGTACGCCGAGGAGTGA
- a CDS encoding DUF7670 domain-containing protein, whose translation MDAIVMGPITMAGVARWSGRILSLLSIGLISLFVISDPPWPWRMSGFEALLLLCFPITMVAGLIVAWWREGLGALIAVLGVAAFDLVHLAGSGDWPRGPWFLLFASPAVFFLLSWALRRG comes from the coding sequence ATGGACGCGATCGTCATGGGTCCGATCACGATGGCCGGGGTGGCGCGGTGGTCGGGGAGGATCTTGAGTTTGCTGTCGATCGGCTTGATCAGCCTCTTCGTGATCAGCGATCCGCCCTGGCCGTGGCGGATGTCGGGATTCGAGGCGCTGCTCTTGCTCTGCTTCCCGATCACGATGGTCGCCGGCCTGATCGTGGCCTGGTGGCGCGAGGGGCTGGGGGCCTTGATCGCGGTCTTGGGCGTGGCGGCGTTCGACCTGGTCCACCTGGCCGGATCGGGAGATTGGCCGAGAGGGCCGTGGTTCTTGCTCTTTGCAAGTCCGGCAGTGTTCTTCCTGCTCTCCTGGGCGCTCCGACGAGGATGA
- a CDS encoding SGNH/GDSL hydrolase family protein: MRHLAIALGLLVAAAFAAPSIRANAPDDQAPPLELQDGDRVVLLGDALIERMQQFGNLETLLTLAVPEKTIRFRNLGWSGDTVFGEARAGFGTPEDGFKTLVEQVKATEPTVLIVGYGANESWDGEAGLPRFRQGYNRLLDALEANGPRAIVLMSPIARRLSTAASGEDEANLAHYTEAIEQIARERGHRFVNVLALTKPLADDTASDSPDWYAPQGLHLSEQGDALLARLVLRALFGLKAPQSDPEQFEILRRAIFDKNQLYFHRYRPQNETYLFGFRKHEQGNNAAEVERFEGLVAAAEAEISMLKMPEQPVFELDRFDEEVYDR, encoded by the coding sequence ATGAGACACCTGGCGATTGCCCTCGGCCTGCTCGTGGCCGCGGCCTTCGCGGCGCCCTCGATTCGGGCCAATGCTCCCGACGACCAGGCGCCGCCGCTTGAACTGCAGGATGGAGACCGTGTCGTTCTGCTCGGCGACGCCCTGATCGAACGCATGCAGCAGTTCGGCAACCTCGAAACGCTGCTCACGCTGGCCGTTCCCGAGAAGACGATCCGCTTCCGCAACCTCGGCTGGAGCGGCGACACCGTCTTCGGCGAGGCTCGGGCCGGCTTCGGCACCCCGGAAGACGGTTTCAAGACGCTCGTCGAACAGGTCAAAGCTACCGAACCGACCGTGTTGATCGTCGGCTACGGCGCGAATGAATCGTGGGACGGCGAGGCGGGACTCCCGCGCTTCCGTCAGGGATACAACCGCCTGCTCGACGCCCTCGAAGCCAACGGGCCTCGCGCTATCGTCTTGATGTCTCCCATCGCCCGACGCCTGAGCACCGCTGCCTCAGGTGAAGACGAGGCCAACCTGGCCCACTATACCGAGGCGATCGAGCAGATCGCCCGCGAGCGCGGGCATCGCTTCGTCAATGTGCTCGCCCTCACCAAACCATTGGCCGACGACACCGCCTCCGACTCGCCCGACTGGTACGCCCCCCAGGGCCTCCACCTCTCCGAACAGGGAGACGCGCTGCTCGCCCGACTCGTGCTTCGCGCGTTGTTCGGCCTGAAAGCTCCCCAGTCCGACCCCGAGCAGTTTGAGATCCTCCGGCGCGCGATCTTCGACAAGAACCAGCTTTACTTCCACCGCTACCGCCCCCAGAACGAGACGTACCTGTTCGGCTTCCGCAAGCACGAGCAGGGGAACAACGCCGCCGAAGTCGAACGCTTCGAGGGCCTCGTGGCCGCGGCCGAAGCGGAGATTTCCATGCTGAAAATGCCCGAGCAGCCCGTCTTCGAACTCGACCGCTTCGATGAGGAGGTTTACGACCGATGA
- a CDS encoding MATE family efflux transporter produces MDRLGSRRGRTRGAFVQKVRDGLAVELPPMIRLAGPVVLAELGWMGMGLVDTMFVGRLSAEAIGAVGIGHAVFFVTTIAGMGLLLGLDTLISHAFGAGRLDECRKWLRHGIYLALILCPPLMLVCWLAGGQLERIGIEAAVRPEAETYVRLVTLSLPPLLLYTAFRRYLQAQNRTGAIVFALVSANLVNLVVNWLLIFGNLGFPKLGVAGAAWATVISRGWMALVLLLEIVRIDRKLGPEAWRGGWRPERRRFRSLVTLGLPVAGQLILEMGAFATATFLIGRLDPASLAAHQIALNVASLTFMVPLGISSAAAVRVGQAIGRKDPRGAGRAGWSALALGTAFMTVAAVTFVLVPRGILSIFTDQAGVIAVGVVLLWVAAVFQLFDGVQVIATGALRGSGDTRTPMLANLAAHWAIGLPIGVGLCFGLRVGVIGMWIGLSVGLIVAGVLLLWAWSRRVAGMLPECSEVQESLTVEV; encoded by the coding sequence ATGGATCGGCTCGGGTCGAGGCGGGGAAGGACCCGAGGGGCCTTCGTTCAGAAGGTGCGCGACGGGCTGGCGGTGGAGCTGCCGCCGATGATCCGGCTGGCCGGGCCGGTGGTGCTGGCCGAGCTGGGATGGATGGGCATGGGACTGGTCGACACGATGTTCGTCGGCCGGCTCAGCGCCGAGGCGATCGGGGCGGTCGGCATCGGCCACGCGGTCTTCTTCGTGACGACGATCGCGGGCATGGGGTTGTTGCTCGGGCTTGATACCTTGATCTCGCACGCCTTCGGCGCGGGGCGGCTCGACGAGTGCCGGAAGTGGCTTCGGCACGGGATTTATCTGGCCCTGATCCTTTGTCCGCCCTTGATGCTGGTTTGCTGGCTCGCGGGGGGGCAACTGGAGCGGATCGGGATTGAAGCGGCCGTCCGTCCCGAGGCGGAAACGTACGTCCGGTTGGTGACGCTTAGCCTGCCGCCCTTGCTGCTCTACACGGCCTTTCGGCGGTACTTGCAGGCGCAGAACCGGACGGGGGCGATCGTCTTTGCGCTGGTGTCGGCCAATCTGGTGAATCTGGTCGTCAACTGGCTCCTGATCTTCGGCAACCTCGGCTTCCCGAAGCTCGGCGTGGCCGGGGCGGCCTGGGCAACGGTGATCTCGCGAGGGTGGATGGCCCTGGTCCTGCTGCTGGAAATCGTTCGGATCGATCGGAAGCTTGGCCCGGAGGCCTGGCGAGGCGGCTGGAGGCCCGAGCGGCGTCGGTTCCGGTCGCTGGTGACGCTCGGCTTGCCGGTGGCCGGTCAGTTGATCCTGGAGATGGGGGCGTTTGCGACGGCGACGTTCCTGATCGGCCGGCTTGATCCGGCGTCGCTGGCGGCGCATCAGATTGCCCTGAACGTGGCGAGCCTGACGTTCATGGTGCCGCTCGGGATCAGCTCGGCCGCAGCGGTGCGGGTGGGTCAGGCGATCGGCCGAAAAGACCCGCGCGGAGCGGGCCGCGCGGGGTGGTCGGCATTGGCGCTGGGGACGGCGTTCATGACGGTTGCGGCGGTCACGTTCGTGCTGGTGCCGAGGGGGATTCTCTCGATCTTCACCGATCAAGCCGGGGTGATCGCCGTTGGGGTGGTCCTGCTCTGGGTCGCGGCGGTGTTCCAGTTGTTCGACGGGGTGCAGGTGATCGCGACCGGAGCGCTCCGCGGCTCGGGAGACACCCGCACGCCGATGCTCGCCAACCTCGCCGCGCACTGGGCGATCGGCCTGCCGATCGGGGTCGGGCTGTGCTTCGGCCTGCGGGTGGGAGTGATCGGCATGTGGATTGGGCTGTCGGTCGGCCTGATCGTGGCGGGGGTGCTGTTGCTCTGGGCCTGGTCGCGGAGGGTGGCGGGAATGCTGCCCGAGTGTTCCGAGGTCCAGGAATCGCTGACGGTGGAAGTGTGA
- a CDS encoding carbon-nitrogen hydrolase family protein, with product MSPPPRPESPASPRLRVAAVQMRFADSIAGNLEQIEQAAITAADAGADAVLFPECATTGYAFDFSTLKPAPLRNGLHDVAAIAARLRVNLLVGSPIFAGRRLFNGLLVFDRTGRLIHTYAKCQLTESDRQWFTPGNGISLFSLDGVPATVIICHERRYPELVRLPVMAGAQIVFHPNAGMDAEEVSRAKRKGRDGIPVRAFENAVYYVFANSVGPQGGGKWSAGDSKIVAPDATFLQLADNRRAMILVHDLDLSQATRKYAIDSLNHPRILAKHWRRMLPELRRQVSEVDRTFQRWYDSSSGGRRS from the coding sequence ATGAGTCCGCCGCCACGCCCGGAATCCCCCGCCTCGCCTCGCTTACGTGTGGCGGCCGTCCAGATGCGCTTCGCCGATTCGATCGCCGGTAATCTGGAACAGATCGAGCAGGCGGCGATCACGGCGGCCGACGCCGGTGCCGATGCCGTCCTGTTCCCCGAGTGTGCCACCACCGGCTATGCCTTCGACTTCAGCACGCTGAAACCGGCCCCGCTCCGCAACGGCTTGCACGACGTGGCGGCCATCGCCGCTCGACTCCGGGTCAACCTCCTGGTCGGAAGCCCCATCTTCGCCGGGCGTCGGCTCTTCAACGGCCTGCTCGTCTTTGATCGGACGGGCCGATTGATCCACACTTATGCAAAGTGCCAGCTCACCGAATCGGATCGACAGTGGTTTACTCCCGGCAACGGGATCTCCCTCTTCTCGCTCGATGGGGTGCCTGCGACGGTGATCATCTGTCACGAGCGGCGCTATCCGGAACTCGTCCGACTCCCCGTGATGGCCGGGGCTCAGATCGTCTTCCATCCGAACGCTGGGATGGATGCCGAGGAGGTCTCGCGCGCCAAACGCAAGGGGCGAGACGGCATCCCCGTCCGAGCTTTCGAAAACGCCGTGTACTACGTCTTCGCCAACTCCGTCGGCCCCCAGGGCGGCGGCAAGTGGTCTGCCGGCGATTCGAAGATCGTCGCCCCCGACGCAACCTTCCTTCAGCTGGCCGACAATCGCCGCGCAATGATCCTGGTCCACGACCTCGACCTCTCGCAAGCCACGCGCAAGTATGCGATCGACAGCTTGAACCACCCCCGCATCCTCGCAAAGCACTGGCGTCGCATGCTTCCGGAACTCCGCCGCCAGGTGTCCGAAGTCGATCGAACCTTCCAGCGTTGGTATGACTCCTCAAGCGGTGGACGGCGGTCCTGA